ATAGCTACTGAATCGGGTCAAAATTCCGAAGAACAAAAGAGAGAAAATACAGAATTTAACTCTGCCATATATGCTTACTGCTTAACTGGGCCAAAACCTTTCGGCGGTACAATACAAGATACTATTAAAGCAATTAAACCTTCGTTATAATTAGCCACTACGCATAACAAATCAAGAAATTGATAGAAAAAGTAAAAAATCAAATATCTTCGATTCGAACATTACCTCTAGTAACATATAACTGATAGTTTCACATAACTTTTTAAAGAAAAATTTGGAAAAATATATTGACAACTATACATCCGTATTGTACAAGTAGAGACATAATACTTTTCGGAGAAACACAATGTCAAAGAAAACTCATCATGTTGTCCCCGCACAAAACGGTGGATGGAATGTTAAAAAAGGCGGTGGAGAAAGAGCCATCTTGCATACCGAAACAAAAAAAGAAGCTATCGATAAGGGAAGAGAAATTAGCAAAAACCAACAATCCGAATTCTATATTCACAACTTGAATGGTCAAATTTCCCAGAAAGATAGTCATGGAAGTGATAAATACCCTCCCAAGGGATAAACATCCGAAACTAAGCTATTCTATTACATACCATAGCCACTACGCATAACAGCGACTTAACGCTTCGCTTCGGGACTAGCCCTCGCTCGGTCTGCGACACATTCCTCTCTGGAACTTCTCTTGCCTCCGCAAGCGGCGTTCCAGTCCCTAACGTCCCTTCCAGGGACTCAGGGCCGAGGAACGTCGTTAAGTCTAGTTCGTTATACGCAAGCCAGAAAAATATATTCTGAGGATAGAAAACTAAAAGTATAAACTCAAAAATACAGTCAAATATATGTATTGACATACATACAAATATATTTATAATAAACATGTGGAATTTGAATGGGATTCTAAGAAAAATCAAGATAATCTAGAGAAACACGGTGTTGACTTCTATTCTGCCCAACTCGCTTTTCTTGATAAAAATAGGATTATTTCAAAAGATATTTTGCATTCTACTGAGTCGGAAGAACGATTCTTTTGTTTTGGTTTAATTCCTGAAGGTATTATTACCGTTCGTTTTACTATAAGAGGAAAAAATATTAGAATCTACGGTGCTGGGTTCTGGAGAGAGGGAAAAAAACTTTATGAAAAGCAAACTAAATTATACTAAAACCCCTAATGATGTTGCGAAAGCCATCAATTCTTCGATAGTTATTAATGACTTCTTACCTCCACCTGATAAGTTAATTACGAAAGAAGATAACTCAAAAGTCACCATATTATTAAGTAAAAAGAGCATTAATTTTTTCAAAGCTCAATCTAAAAAATCAGGTGTTCCATACCAATCTATGATCAAAAAAGTTTTAGATTTATATGCCGATAGATTTGCTCACAAATAAGATTAAGCATCAATCTTAATAAGTAATATGCAGTTATTCCCAAGTTGCTAATTATTAAAATCTAAGAATTCTAGCAATAACGAATATGTTCTGTAGTCATTCTGGCCAGCGTATAACAGCGACTTAACGCTTCGCCGCGGGACTTGCGCCCTCGCTCGGTCTGCGACACATTCCCCTCTGGAACTCCTCTTGCATACGCAAGCCTCGTTCCAGTCCCTAACGTCCCTTCTAGGGACTCAGGGCCGAGGAACGTCGTTAAGTCTAGTTCGTTATGCGAACATCCGGTCAAAATTAAAGCTAAATATGGAAAATTGCCATTAAAAATGTGAAAGAAACGGAAACGGACAAAAAATACCTCTTGACAAAAGTGGTCACAATAGTCACAATTTATCATAATGATTTCAGTTGGAATTCGCGAATTAAAATCACATCTTAGCCAATATATCGAATTAGTCAAGAATGGAGAAAATGTTCTAATTACAGAACACAACCGAGTTGTTGCTGAGTTAAAATATCCCGGTAAAGAAGAATCTAACAATAATATACAAAAAATTTTGAATAAACTGGCGAATGAAGGTAAATTAATTCCTGCTAAACGCAAAGCTACCCAGATTAATAAAATTCAAAAACAAAATCTAAATCCTAAAAAACAGGCTGACTGGTGGGCCCTATATCAAGACTCAAAAGATGATAATCTATAATATAAATGATTTACTATATTGAAACGAGCATTATACTCTCTATCATTTTAGGAGACCATTTCAACGATAAAGCAGTAAGCATCTGGAATGCCCCCAGCGAAAAAGTAAGCTCGATCTTAACTTTAATAGAAGCTACTATAGTGCTTAGGAGATTCTTTAAAGCCAATAAAAAGAATCTTTCATCCCAGTGGCTCTCAAAACATGAAAAACAACTTAAAGAACTCCTTTCTGAATGCTCTTTGATGAAAATTGATGAGAACATACAATCTATTATTGAATTAAAAAAGGATATTGCCGACTGCAGATCTCTAGATGGTATTCATGTTGCAACAGCAATATTCTTAAAAGATGTAATGCATTCTTCAAACTTTGCTTTTTACAGCTTCGATAAAAGAGTAAACGAAGTCGCTGAAAAATTCGGACTAAGACCGGACGTCGCATAACAGCGACTTAACGCTTCGTTTCGGGACTTGCGCCCTCACTCGGTCTGCGACACATTCCCCTCTGGAACTTCTCTTGCCTCCGCAAGCGTCGTTCCAGTCCCTAACGTCCCTTCCAGGGACTCAGGGCCGGGGAACGTCGTTAAGTCTAGTTCGTTATACGAAATCGCAAAAAATCTAATCCAGGATTAAAGAAAATTTATTTGACTTATCTCAAAATGAGATGTTTTTGGGAATAGTGCATATCATCAGCTGGAAAAAATTAGATGATTTCATTAATAAACACCCAAATTCAGAAAGTTCATTAAAAAGCTGGTATAAAATTATTAAAAACACTAATTTTAAGGATTTTAGCGAGCTAAGGAAGGTTTTTAATTCTGTCGATCAGGTCGGAAAACTTACTGTTTTTAATATAAGTGGGAACCACTTCAGATTAATTGCTGCCATTCATTTTAACAGACAGAAGCTTTTTATTCGAAATGTATTAACGCATTCAGATTATGATAAAGGAAAATGGAAAAAGGAGACAATATGATTCTAGAAATTGAAAAAGTTAAGAATGTTTGGCATGATGTTAAAGACATTCTCTCCGTTCCACACACTGATAAACAGTATAAAAAATTAGTTAAAGTATTAGATGAACTTATTGATGAAGTTGGGAATGATGAAAAACACCAACTTGCTCCACTTCTAGAAACTGTTGGGAATTTGATTGAAGAATATGAAAACGATCATTTTATGCAACCAAATGCTGAACCTATTGAAGTTTTAAAGTTTCTTATGCTAGAAAACAATTTAACTCAAAAAGATCTAAATATTCTAGGTAGTCAAGGAGTTGTCTCTGAAATCCTAAATGGAAAAAGAGAATTGAATGTTCGACAAATCAAAGCGCTTGCAGAAAAATTCCATATTTCTCCATCTGTCTTCATTTGATCGTGTTGTTTGCGACTTCGTATAACAGCGACTTAACGCTTCGCCTCGGGACAAGCCCTCGCTCGGTCTGCGACACATTACCTGCATACAGCAGAAAGATACTATTACAATCAAAGGTAAATTTATGATAAAATATTTAACTTTTGCTTCACTATTCTCGTTTAGCTTTTGTAGTATTCCATGGAAGGGATATGGGAACGTAAAGAAATATAACTATAAGCATGGGGTAATAGTCATTCGTGAAACTCCTTTATATGAGCATCCAATTGAAGATAAGAAGTATCAAATAGGATTTTGCAAAGAAGGAACATTGTTTGATGTAGATTCAGACTACACTAACAACGAATTGTCATCTCGTGATGATATCGCTAGAAGTTACTATAAAGTAACGTGTGATAACAGAACGGGATTCCTCCCTATTTTGTCTACTTATACATATGAGAATGTGTTGGAAGCAAAAACCGCAAAAGAACTCTCCGCTGTGGATTGGAAATCTTTTAAGACCTTATCTATTTTCCAGGAACAGATTTCGGGAGAGAGATATTTAACAGAATCGGATTTATCCTTTGTAATTTATTCCGATTTTGACTACTTAAAATCTGCAAGGGTCTGGTTAGATATATCAAACAATAGCAATACAATTTATAAGGAACCATATCAAATCATAAAGACAAATAGTGACAATACAGAATTTACACTTATATCAAAGAGAAATGAAACGATAACTATCTCTCGCATAAACAACAAATATTCCAAAGTTTCTGGCTTTCCTCTCTTGAATGGTGGAAAAGAAACTATAGTGCAACGTTACAATATTATAAAAGACTGGAATTCTTATGAAAGTCCTTGGTTTCGATTTATACCCTTTTTAAATTAACTTTATTTTAGAAACGGTCAAAAAAATACAATCAGATCAAAATCTTTTCTCAATTATATTACTAGAAGTAGGAATTAAATTTGAGGCATAAAAAACGGCGCATAACAGAGACTTAACGCTTCGCTGCGGGACTTACGCCCTTGCTCGGTCTCCGACACATTCCTCTCTGGAACTTCTCTTGCCTCCGCAAGCGGCGTTCCAGTCCCTAACGTCCCTTTCAGGGACTTAGGGTCGGGGAACGTCGTTAAGTCTAGTTCGTTATACGCAATGGGTAAAAATCTATTGTTCTACCGGAAATTATTTTACTTGACAACTTGTCAACTTGCTTTCTACTAAAACTATAATGAAGTCTTATGCCGTTGGTGAACTAAAATCTCACTTCTCCGAAGTTCTTGAATACGTCAAAAAAGGAGAAAAAGTTGGTATTCTCTTTGGAAAAAATAAAAAGACAATCGCGATGATCGTTCCGATCAACCAAAAGGCTGATGCAAAAAGAAAAATTGGAATACTTGATGGAAAGGCCAAAATATCTTTTGGTAAAGATTTTTCTATTACCGAAGAGGAATTCTTAAATATTTAATGGCTTATCTTTTAGATACTCATGCTTTACTCTGGGTAATTGGTGATTCAAAACAATTAAGCAAAAAAGTTGCAACTATCGTTCAGGATCAAGAAAACCAAATTCTAGTAAGTGCCATTTCATTATGGGAAATTTCTTTAAAATATAGACTCACTAAGCTAAAACTTTCTGGTTTTAAACCAGACGATATCCCAAAACTACTTGAAAAATTAAATATTAACATTATCGAACTAAGCCCGGAAGAAGCTTCTTCTTATCATAATCTCAAAGAAGATTTTCATAAAGATCCCTTTGATCGAATGCTTATTTGGCAATGCATTACAAGAAAGCTCACCTTCATTTCTAAAGATTCAGAGATAAAGAAGTATAAAATTTCTGGATTAAAAACTATTTGGTCTTAATTACCCACAGCGTATAACAGCGACTTAACGCTTCGTTTCAGCACTTACGGCCTCACTCGGTCTGCGACACATTCCTCTCTGGAACTTCTCTTGCCTCCGCAAGCGGCGTTCCAGTCCCTAACGTCCCCTACAGGGACTCAGGGCCGAGGAACGTCGTTAAGTCTAGTTCGTTATACGATATTCCCTAAACTTAAACTTTTAAAATAGGATTAGATTTAAGGTAAATATCTAAAATAACTGCTAAATTCTATTCATTTCCGCTCTAACTAAACTTGACTTTTGTTCAATGTTTGTGCTAAAATATTACTATGGATTACAAATCTAGACTTTCCTCCTCACCTGATGTTTTACTCGGTAAACCGGTGATTAAAAATACAAGGATTGCAGTCGATTTAATTCTCGAAAGATTAGGCGACGGGATGTCTATCGAAGAAATCCTCGAAGCTTCACCAGGAATCGAAAAAGACGATGTCCTTGCTTGTATCTCATATTCAAGCCATGTAATAAGCAGAGAAAGCTTGCTTGCAAGTTAGTATCCTCGCTGACGAAAATGTCGACTATCGACTTATTAAACTTCTTAGAAGTGAAGGGCACAAAGTTTTTTCTGTTTTAGAAGAAAATAAAGGTATTACAGATCTACAAGTCATTGAGCTGGCAAAGAAAATTGATGCTATCATTCTTACATTAGATAAAGATTTTGGTGAATGGGTTTTTGCTCATAAAGAATATTCTAATGGCATTATCTTTCTCCGATATAGCCCAAAAGACTTTAAAGAAATTTTCAACTCTCTGAATATTCTCTTAAGAAGAAATAGTCGTGAATTAGATGGGAAATTCGTCGTTTTATCAAAAAACAAAATTCGCATAAGAGATATTCACTTATAGTCAATAAATCGGGAACATCGCATAACAGCTACTTAACGCTTCGCTTCGGGACTCAGGGCCGGGGAACGTCGTTAAGTCTAGTTCGTTATACGACATGTGGCAAAAATAATTGAATACTTATAATTTAGGTTAAAGAAAATTAAAAAAAGTATTGAATTTGTACCGTTATTCCGTTACACCTAAAAAGTGATAGAATTTACAGCTTATAAAGGCCAAAAATTCACTGTCGAATGGTATTTTGATGAAAAAGAAAAATCTGATGTTCTGGAATATTTTAATGAACTACCAGATGATTTAAAAATCAAAACTTTGGCTTTGTTCAAAAGATTTGCTGATATTGGAGAAATCAAAGACAAAACTAAATTCAATTTTGAAGGAGACTCTCTATTTGCTTTCAAACCTATTCCTCACAGGTTCCTTTGCTTCTTTGTAAAAGGAAAGAAAATTATCATAACCAATGCTTTTGTCAAAAAAACTGATAAACTGCCAAAAAACGAAAAAATTAGAGCTATTAAAAGAAGGGATGATTATGAAACAAGAAGTAAAAAAGGTATCTACTACTAAATCTACATTTGATCGTTTAATGAAAGATAAATCCTTCAAAGCAAAATTTGAAAAGGAATATGATGCTCTCAATCTTTCTGAAACATTAATTGAATTAATGGAATCTCAAAAAGTTTCCGTAAGAGAACTTTCTAAAAAAGCTAACGTTTCCAGTACTGTAATTCAAGAAATTAGAAGTGGAAAACAAGACAACCCTACCTTACTTGTTCTTTCTAAACTAATTCACACTTTAGGTGGAGAAATTGTTATCAAAAAGGGAAAGAAAACTTTGGCGAGTGTTTAAGCCACACGTCGCATAACAACGACTTAACGCTTCGCTTCGGGACGAGCCCTCGCTCGGTCTGCGACACATTCCTCTCTGGAACTCCTCTTGCCGTCGCAAGTCTCGTTCCAGTCCCTAACGTCCCCTTCAGGGACTCAGGGTCGAGGAACTTCGGGAAGACTAGTTCGTTACACGCAATCGCTTAAAATTTGACCAGAAAAGACAATATCGGAACGAATACTCAGGTAAATCAATTTGACAAATCCAAATTCTACATCAAAATAGAACTATGAGCCTTCTGCAGATAGAAATTCCAGACCATCTACTTTTAGCAATAAACGAAACAGAAGATTCATTAAAAAATGACTTAAAATTTGAATTTGCTAAACACCTCTTTACTAAGGGTAAATTTACTTTAACGCAAGCGGCTGAGTTTTCATCTTTAGATCTAAAGACTTTTATGCATAAAATTTCACAAGACGGAATACCTGTTATTGATTACGATTCAGATGATCTAGATTCCGAATCTTCTCTGTTAAAATAGAAATACATTGATAATAATTGCTGACTCATCTCCTCTTATATCATTAGCAATTATTAATAAGTTACATCTTATAGATGAAATTTTTCAGGAAATCATCGTTCCTTTCTCCGTTTACGAAGAAATTGCTCATACAGACAAAAAATTCAGTTCCACATTACAAGAATGGACTAAACCCTTTATAAGAAAATGTAATAATATAGACGCCTTTAACGCTTATAGACTTTCATTAGGAAAAGGTGAATCAGAAGCTATTGTTCTATCGAAGGAATTTAAAAATAGCATTCTGTTAATTGATGATAAAAAAGCTAGAAAAGTTGCTAAATTAGAAAATCAAAAAGTCATTGGAACTATTGGAATTCTTATCTCTGCAAAAGAGAAGGGCCTAGTTTCTGAAATTAAAAGTTCATTAATGCTTCTTGAGGAACACGACATCCATCTTTCCAAAGCTTTAATAGAAAAAGCACTACAAATGACTGGCGAATAAGCGACTGCGTGTAACAGCGACTTAACGCTTCGCATCGGGACGAGCCCTCGCTCGGTCTGCGACACATTCCCCTCTGGAACTTCTCTTGCCTCCGCAAGCGGCGTTCCAGTCCCTAACGTCCCTTACAGGGACTCAGGGCCGGGGAACGTCGTTAAGTCTAGTTCGTTATACGACATCACCTAGAATTTGATAAAAAAAAATAATAACACTTGACAACAGTATCGCAATACGTTAGCATTCTATTGTGATTCTAGGTTTTGCTGACAAAAAAACTGAGAAAGTATGGAAAGGTGAGTTTTCTAAAGATTTACCGACCGAAGTTCAGAACCAAGGCAGAAAAAAACTTAGGATGATAAATAATGCTCATAATATCGATGATTTAAAAGTTCCACCTGGTAATAAACTTGAGCCTCTAAAAGGCGACAGGAAAGGTCAGTTCAGCATACGCATTAATGATCAATGGCGAATCTGCTTTACTTGGGATGGAAATAACGCTTCTTTATTAGAAATTGTTGATTATCATTAAGAAGGAGATTATATGAAACGTTTACCAAATATCCATCCTGGACAAATTCTATTCGAAGAGTTTCTTACTCCTCTAAAAATTACTGCATATCGACTCGCAA
Above is a genomic segment from Leptospira brenneri containing:
- a CDS encoding type II toxin-antitoxin system RelE/ParE family toxin; amino-acid sequence: MIEFTAYKGQKFTVEWYFDEKEKSDVLEYFNELPDDLKIKTLALFKRFADIGEIKDKTKFNFEGDSLFAFKPIPHRFLCFFVKGKKIIITNAFVKKTDKLPKNEKIRAIKRRDDYETRSKKGIYY
- a CDS encoding type II toxin-antitoxin system Phd/YefM family antitoxin, whose protein sequence is MKSYAVGELKSHFSEVLEYVKKGEKVGILFGKNKKTIAMIVPINQKADAKRKIGILDGKAKISFGKDFSITEEEFLNI
- a CDS encoding DUF5615 family PIN-like protein, whose product is MQVSILADENVDYRLIKLLRSEGHKVFSVLEENKGITDLQVIELAKKIDAIILTLDKDFGEWVFAHKEYSNGIIFLRYSPKDFKEIFNSLNILLRRNSRELDGKFVVLSKNKIRIRDIHL
- a CDS encoding helix-turn-helix domain-containing protein — encoded protein: MILEIEKVKNVWHDVKDILSVPHTDKQYKKLVKVLDELIDEVGNDEKHQLAPLLETVGNLIEEYENDHFMQPNAEPIEVLKFLMLENNLTQKDLNILGSQGVVSEILNGKRELNVRQIKALAEKFHISPSVFI
- a CDS encoding type II toxin-antitoxin system HigB family toxin translates to MHIISWKKLDDFINKHPNSESSLKSWYKIIKNTNFKDFSELRKVFNSVDQVGKLTVFNISGNHFRLIAAIHFNRQKLFIRNVLTHSDYDKGKWKKETI
- a CDS encoding DUF433 domain-containing protein, which gives rise to MDYKSRLSSSPDVLLGKPVIKNTRIAVDLILERLGDGMSIEEILEASPGIEKDDVLACISYSSHVISRESLLAS
- a CDS encoding DUF2188 domain-containing protein — translated: MSKKTHHVVPAQNGGWNVKKGGGERAILHTETKKEAIDKGREISKNQQSEFYIHNLNGQISQKDSHGSDKYPPKG
- a CDS encoding UPF0175 family protein; translated protein: MSLLQIEIPDHLLLAINETEDSLKNDLKFEFAKHLFTKGKFTLTQAAEFSSLDLKTFMHKISQDGIPVIDYDSDDLDSESSLLK
- a CDS encoding DUF3368 domain-containing protein, with the protein product MIIIADSSPLISLAIINKLHLIDEIFQEIIVPFSVYEEIAHTDKKFSSTLQEWTKPFIRKCNNIDAFNAYRLSLGKGESEAIVLSKEFKNSILLIDDKKARKVAKLENQKVIGTIGILISAKEKGLVSEIKSSLMLLEEHDIHLSKALIEKALQMTGE
- a CDS encoding type II toxin-antitoxin system VapC family toxin — protein: MAYLLDTHALLWVIGDSKQLSKKVATIVQDQENQILVSAISLWEISLKYRLTKLKLSGFKPDDIPKLLEKLNINIIELSPEEASSYHNLKEDFHKDPFDRMLIWQCITRKLTFISKDSEIKKYKISGLKTIWS
- a CDS encoding type II toxin-antitoxin system Phd/YefM family antitoxin, whose product is MISVGIRELKSHLSQYIELVKNGENVLITEHNRVVAELKYPGKEESNNNIQKILNKLANEGKLIPAKRKATQINKIQKQNLNPKKQADWWALYQDSKDDNL
- a CDS encoding CopG family transcriptional regulator; protein product: MKSKLNYTKTPNDVAKAINSSIVINDFLPPPDKLITKEDNSKVTILLSKKSINFFKAQSKKSGVPYQSMIKKVLDLYADRFAHK
- a CDS encoding PIN domain-containing protein: MIYYIETSIILSIILGDHFNDKAVSIWNAPSEKVSSILTLIEATIVLRRFFKANKKNLSSQWLSKHEKQLKELLSECSLMKIDENIQSIIELKKDIADCRSLDGIHVATAIFLKDVMHSSNFAFYSFDKRVNEVAEKFGLRPDVA
- a CDS encoding helix-turn-helix domain-containing protein; this translates as MKQEVKKVSTTKSTFDRLMKDKSFKAKFEKEYDALNLSETLIELMESQKVSVRELSKKANVSSTVIQEIRSGKQDNPTLLVLSKLIHTLGGEIVIKKGKKTLASV
- a CDS encoding BrnT family toxin is translated as MEFEWDSKKNQDNLEKHGVDFYSAQLAFLDKNRIISKDILHSTESEERFFCFGLIPEGIITVRFTIRGKNIRIYGAGFWREGKKLYEKQTKLY
- a CDS encoding type II toxin-antitoxin system RelE/ParE family toxin, which produces MILGFADKKTEKVWKGEFSKDLPTEVQNQGRKKLRMINNAHNIDDLKVPPGNKLEPLKGDRKGQFSIRINDQWRICFTWDGNNASLLEIVDYH